Proteins co-encoded in one Setaria viridis chromosome 9, Setaria_viridis_v4.0, whole genome shotgun sequence genomic window:
- the LOC117838349 gene encoding uncharacterized protein, with product MAGSTAVLAAILLVDLAAFGLAIGAVQSRPSARLETDERKEWTYCVYRPDAATALGGVALALLLVGQAVAVFASRCFCCGAALRPGGARACALVLFLSSWVTFIVAEACLLAGLVQSAYHTGYRRVFFENPPDCATVRKGTFVASAAFALFTCVLTSAYYYCFSKVRVNFHRQQATIGMTPL from the exons ATGGCCGGCTCCACCGCGGTGCTGGCCGCCATCCTGCTCGTCGACCTCGCCGCCTTCGGCCTCGCCATCGGCGCCGTGCAGAGCCGCCCCTCG GCAAGGCTGGAGACGGACGAGCGGAAGGAGTGGACATACTGCGTGTACCGCCCGGACGCGGCCACGGCGCTGGGCGGCGTCGCGCTCGCGCTGCTGCTCGTGGGCCAGGCGGTGGCCGTGTTCGCCAGCCGGTGCTTCTGCTGCGGAGCCGCGCTGCGGCCCGGCGGCGCCCGGGCCTGCGCGctcgtcctcttcctctcctcctg GGTGACGTTCATCGTCGCTGAGGCGTGCTTGCTGGCTGGGCTGGTGCAGTCCGCGTACCACACCGGCTACCGGAGGGTGTTCTTCGAGAACCCGCCGGACTGCGCTACGGTGCGGAAGGGCACGTTCGTAGCCAGCGCGGCGTTCGCCCTCTTCACCTGCGTGCTCACCTCGGCCTACTACTACTGCTTCTCCAAGGTGCGGGTCAACTTCCACCGCCAGCAAGCCACCATCGGCATGACCCCGTTGTAA
- the LOC117838348 gene encoding uncharacterized protein, translating to MPSSFLASASSSASSPLSYLIPAASRPPPPPLVMGQGYSVDGLAGVPTGGVVVDATSAAAVAPPRPGARNPGHPPLPRPPPRQCPRCQSANTKFCYYNNYSRTQPRYLCKACRRHWTEGGTLRDVPVGGGRKNRRGGSKAGAAAAKASASTSAAAAAATQGGSVAVGADTFPDLLRQLMQFQPTALAGGGYAIDLSAWQQMAAATAPPQGAGDVSALGGAAAAAAEANCGALQYWAGWQPDDMPGLDGPC from the exons ATGCCGTCCTCCTTTCTGGCCTCTGCTTCCTCTTCCGCTTCGTCGCCCCTCTCTTACCTGATCCCTGCAGCTAgtaggccgccgccgcctcccctcgtcATG GGGCAGGGGTACAGTGTCGACGGCCTCGCCGGCGTGCCGACAGGTGGCGTCGTCGTAGACGCGACGAgtgccgcggcggtggcgccgccgaggCCTGGAGCCAGGAACCCGGGccacccgccgctgccgcgcccgccgccgcggcagtgCCCGCGCTGCCAGTCCGCCAACACCAAGTTCTGCTACTACAACAACTACAGCCGCACGCAACCGCGGTACCTCTGCAAGGCGTGCCGCCGCCACTGGACCGAGGGCGGCACGCTCCGCGACGTGCCCGTCGGCGGCGGACGCAAGAACAGGCGCGGCGGCAGcaaggccggcgccgccgctgccaaaGCGTCGGCCTCGAcctcggccgcggccgcggccgcgacgcAGGGCGGGAGCGTCGCCGTCGGAGCCGACACGTTCCCGGACCTCCTGCGGCAGCTGATGCAGTTCCAGCCGACCGCGCTAGCCGGGGGCGGCTACGCCATCGACCTGAGCGCGTGGCAGCAAATGGCCGctgccacggcgccgccgcagggGGCTGGCGATGTCAGCGCActcggaggagcggcggcggcggcggcggaggccaacTGCGGCGCCTTGCAGTACTGGGCCGGATGGCAGCCAGATGACATGCCCGGTCTGGACGGGCCTTGCTAA